In the genome of Tetrapisispora phaffii CBS 4417 chromosome 14, complete genome, one region contains:
- the NDD1 gene encoding Ndd1p (similar to Saccharomyces cerevisiae NDD1 (YOR372C); ancestral locus Anc_7.8) translates to MGNSELNEYSFNESKLGLQQGHHDHSNQPNSNQNFLKHTFNSPLPTTTQFPTPYSTIQINNMMSNGKDMDFNDGVNNNRSNGNTNNNANNHKTNNIDSSLIENSMLPGVNKNGILSNMNLQPSLALNLTNYNNNNAATDTNTNFSNNNNSNSNNIPNEFLLASPEQFKEFLLESPYLNLNLFNKTPAKTPLRFFAESVSSNKNSTSNGNGNNLFGNIVTGTNSNTPLKNMDLNLMFNSNLLAMTSSPYEKRIMNDIGTPYAKNTISSNSAFTDFQKARKDSIKSQQRTPNQSLRTSNSKLSKKNCYDESDIKNSDNKENTDIYGSSPTTVQLNSSVTKSTSKLNSQNIPKLLVNDNCITGTVFKNNNNNHEMTNIDERLFDMEMNVNMLPVSPTPKKHNFTMNHEQDIRIPELPKMGSFTSEKSLSITPRFTNKPTKAMNNLDVNTYLSNVIPSNTNTLPSNSSNKVVKKTKKQAKFQIIVSNAHRFNASQGYPPNASIKGNKKPKLKRTRSLVVGPTKSKIMSSKSTDDNTNQNENSTHQIDKKTFTNNNFINQDSLQFPNSQ, encoded by the coding sequence caaaattttttaaagcaTACTTTTAATAGTCCCCTGCCTACCACCACACAGTTTCCTACACCATATTCAACAATTCAGATCAATAATATGATGTCGAATGGGAAAGATATGGATTTTAATGATGGCGTCAATAATAACCGTAGTAATGGTAATACTAACAACAATGCAAATAATCATAAAACAAACAATATCGACTCCtcattaattgaaaacaGTATGCTTCCGGGAGTAAATAAGAACGGTATTTTAAGTAATATGAATTTGCAACCTTCACTAGCATtgaatttaacaaattacaacaataataacgCCGCTACGGATACCAATACAAATTTCAGCAACAAtaacaacagcaacagtAATAATATCCCAAATGAGTTTTTATTGGCATCCCCAGAACAGTTTAAAGAATTCTTACTGGAGTCTccttatttgaatttgaatttatttaacaaaacTCCAGCCAAGACTCCGTTACGATTTTTTGCTGAATCTGTctcatctaataaaaattcaacttCTAATGGAAAtggaaataatttatttggCAATATTGTAACTGGAACAAATTCAAACACtccattgaaaaatatggaCTTGAATTTGATGTTTAACTCAAATCTATTAGCAATGACGTCTTCGCCTTatgaaaaaagaataatgaaTGATATCGGAACGCCATACGCAAAAAATACCATATCTTCGAATAGTGCCTTCACAGATTTCCAAAAGGCAAGAAAGgattcaattaaatcaCAACAAAGAACTCCAAACCAATCATTAAGAACCtctaattcaaaattaagCAAGAAAAATTGTTATGATGAAAGCGACATTAAAAATAGCGATAACAAAGAGAATACAGACATATACGGTTCTTCTCCAACAACCGttcaattgaattcatCGGTTACAAAATCAACAAGTAAATTGAATTCACAAAATATTCCAAAGCTATTAGTGAACGACAATTGCATAACAGGTACCgtatttaaaaataataataacaaccATGAAATGActaatattgatgaaagATTATTTGACATGGAAATGAATGTGAATATGTTACCTGTCTCTCCTACCCCCAAAAAGCATAACTTTACAATGAACCATGAACAAGATATCAGAATTCCTGAACTACCCAAGATGGGTTCATTCACAAGTGAGAAATCACTTTCAATCACTCCAAGATTTACGAACAAACCAACTAAAGCTATGAATAACCTTGACGTCAATACATATCTATCGAATGTTATTCCTTCTAATACGAACACTTTACCAAGCAATAGTTCTAATAAAGTGGtaaagaaaacaaagaagCAAGCTAAATTCCAAATTATTGTTTCTAATGCGCATAGATTTAATGCATCTCAAGGCTACCCACCGAACGCAAGTATAAAAGGAAACAAAAAGCCTAAACTCAAGAGAACTAGATCTTTAGTTGTTGGACCAACGAAATCCAAAATCATGTCTTCCAAATCAACTGATGATAACACAAACCAAAATGAAAACTCTACGCATCAAATTGACAAGAAAACATTCAcaaacaataattttattaatcaaGACTCTTTACAATTTCCGAATTctcaataa
- the TPHA0N00210 gene encoding uncharacterized protein (similar to Saccharomyces cerevisiae GPB2 (YAL056W) and GPB1 (YOR371C); ancestral locus Anc_7.9) — protein MEDVREQTLSTSPTNATIHPRLTPNILQPNEVKIDPPLTSKNDVIYKPLSYLYNYIPIRHDSNEDTFSHKTYERENEFLLKKYYSLRVSSVTVNNPNMSSKLSSNDTSLRQNSVTSTSDISDITKVDRNALHDIINCFLSTRSSDFLQGADNQVENLLKDEMNCLVTPLKKIGDSIYESNCISPYFQYIKKFEAINAKQENDAVSKHTLWMPITKDYVNPYLLHPPMDNNLYANKTSPLFIQGLNVFNNTIDTFRGITNITSIFGEQKLPALVYHSASSCGDNIYIFGGLMACNMYDQNAPDLSDFRVDGLENLPPPLIPKIVNNPAMINNPHLYCLSNISKSLKRPKVCGQIPPPLCCAKMSNITERHLFIYGGFEIKSDTVLDSNGIYHIRKRLYANEFGYILDVETFKFSKIEIIAQSYNDILYPTISGRFGQVQMAVNLASVVNTGNSTPSVSRKTTLDIHSDISKSSDVNNIDDKSSSKTGSHQIIISTVYVFGGYRETAEGTFEALGDFWRIELSVEARGKRGYLKFNESAQAVRIYNEDNLEWPSARAFSASSYVDLAVNEVIDMKKLENELCETLDNQLKSNNKNDAAPVSLTRPSLRSSRSSHKNCNRNNNINTESQNEQSSRMDNIDSDNKLFNQYYKMHKDKFKNNNEYFVVQGGSDNHKVLGDLWFFNTVTERWNCKDIRIQRKSDHKFIPLNLPLVGHTLVTEGDIGISIGGLSQAAVDYLYDRNVSGRDEDERSSNLSRVIGSSMVNSYNLRSGNLQLQKVEKAKYPGYGDYQLVDNKSDGVSTTALHLGCTIVKIRGILYIIGGVVSANRDYMNLHIKGAIESIITPSVNLFS, from the coding sequence ATGGAGGACGTGAGGGAACAAACGTTATCAACAAGTCCTACAAATGCTACTATTCATCCAAGACTGACTCCAAATATACTACAGCCCAATGAAGTCAAAATAGATCCACCTTTAACTTCAAAGAACGATGTAATTTATAAACCTTTATCTTACCTATACAACTATATTCCAATTAGACATGATAGTAATGAAGATACTTTTTCGCATAAAACTTACGAAAGAGAAAATGAGTTTTtactaaaaaaatattattcattgaGAGTATCAAGTGTGACTGTTAACAACCCAAATATGAGTTCTAAACTGAGTTCAAATGACACTTCACTCAGACAAAATAGTGTCACATCAACATCAGATATATCAGATATAACGAAGGTCGATAGAAATGCGCTTCAtgatattatcaattgtttCTTGTCTACAAGATCGTCAGATTTCTTACAAGGTGCTGACAATCAAGTTGAGAATTTGTTGAAAGATGAGATGAACTGTTTAGTAACTcctttgaaaaaaattggagATTCTATATATGAATCCAACTGCATTTCACCTTACTTCCagtatattaaaaaatttgaagcAATAAATGCTAAGCAAGAAAATGATGCAGTATCAAAACATACATTATGGATGCCAATAACAAAAGATTATGTAAATCCATATTTATTACACCCACCAATGGACAATAACTTATATGCTAATAAGACCTCACCTTTATTTATACAAGGTTTAAACGTATTCAACAATACAATTGACACTTTTAGAGGGATTACGAATATAACTTCTATTTTCGGTGAACAGAAATTACCTGCCTTAGTTTATCATTCTGCCAGTTCATGCGgtgataatatttatatatttggtGGGTTGATGGCTTGCAACATGTATGATCAAAATGCTCCAGATTTGAGCGATTTTAGAGTAGATGGTTTGGAAAATCTACCCCCTCCATTAATTCCcaaaattgtaaataatcCAGCAATGATCAACAATCCTCATCTTTATTGCTTATccaatatatcaaaaagTTTAAAGAGACCCAAAGTATGTGGCCAAATCCCACCTCCACTATGTTGTGCTAAAATGTCAAACATTACAGAACGTCatttgtttatatatggtggttttgaaataaaatctGACACAGTGTTAGATAGCAATGGGATTTATCATATAAGAAAGAGACTATATGCGAATGAGTTTGGGTATATCTTAGATGTTGAAACGTTTAAATTTAGcaaaattgaaatcatAGCACAGtcatataatgatattttgtaCCCTACTATATCAGGTAGATTCGGTCAAGTTCAAATGGCAGTAAATTTAGCCAGTGTAGTAAACACAGGAAATAGTACCCCATCAGTTTCTAGAAAAACAACGTTAGATATACATTCTGATATCTCAAAAAGCTCTGATGTAAACAATATAGATGATAAATCCTCATCGAAAACAGGTTCTCACcaaataattatatcaaCAGTTTACGTGTTTGGTGGTTACAGAGAGACAGCAGAAGGAACTTTTGAAGCGCTAGGTGATTTCTGGAGAATCGAACTTTCTGTTGAAGCAAGAGGTAAGAGAGGTTACTTAAAGTTTAACGAATCTGCACAGGCAGtaagaatatataatgaagataatcTGGAATGGCCATCTGCAAGAGCCTTTTCTGCATCTTCTTATGTTGACCTGGCAGTGAATGAAGTAATAGATATGAAGAAACTTGAAAATGAGTTGTGTGAAACTTTGGATAACCAACTTAAAtcgaataataaaaatgacGCCGCTCCAGTAAGCCTAACAAGACCAAGTTTGAGATCAAGCAGATCTTCGCATAAAAATTGCAACCgcaataacaatattaatacCGAATCCCAAAATGAACAAAGTTCAAGGATGGATAACATTGATTCAgacaataaattattcaatcaatattataaaatgcataaagataaattcaaaaataataatgaatattttgtaGTACAAGGTGGTTCAGATAATCATAAAGTTCTTGGTGACCTTTGGTTTTTCAACACTGTTACTGAACGTTGGAACTGCAAAGATATACGAATTCAACGGAAAAGTGATCATAAATTCATACCATTAAACCTACCTTTAGTAGGACATACTCTAGTGACTGAAGGTGATATTGGTATTAGTATCGGGGGCTTATCTCAAGCAGCAGTTGACTACTTATATGATAGAAATGTCTCTGGAAGGGATGAGGATGAAAGGTCTAGTAATTTATCCAGAGTGATAGGGAGCAGCATGGTTAATTCTTATAACCTTAGAAGTGGTAACttacaattacaaaaagTGGAAAAAGCTAAATATCCAGGATATGGTGACTATCAACTAGTTGACAATAAGAGCGACGGTGTTTCCACTACAGCATTACATTTAGGGTGTACCATTGTTAAAATACGTGgcattttatatataatcgGTGGTGTCGTTTCTGCAAACCGTGATTACATGAATTTACATATCAAGGGTGCTATTGAGTCAATCATAACTCCTTCCGTGAATTTATTCTCATAA
- the ACS1 gene encoding acetate--CoA ligase 1 (similar to Saccharomyces cerevisiae ACS1 (YAL054C); ancestral locus Anc_7.15), giving the protein MIAVSDTTDNSIVENVENLEIASNDPVAIKEQNQTQTTESKTEYEHLTNVQIIQQKSIENRLEFSNGYKPNIKNFDQYKELYDQSINNPKVFFNEMASKNLDWFKPYDQVFIEDSNDSSKPSFQDNSWFLNGQLNACYNCVDRHALKTPNKIAIIYESDEPGKDSYTLTYKELLSEVSKLAQVLTYSMNVKKGDTVAVYMPMIPQALITLLAISRVGAIHSVIFAGFSSNSLKDRIIDANSKCVITTDESLRGGKVIETKRIVDDAVKEAKIVENVLVYKRTNNPNVSYVENRDLDWELEMKKYKSYFPCVPVDSEDPLFLLYTSGSTGTPKGVQHSTAGYLLGALMTTKYVFDVNPNDILFTAGDIGWITGHTYVVYGPLLNGCTTVVFEGTPAYPNYSRYWDIVDKYKVTQFYVAPTALRLLKRAGNSFIDGYSLKSLRALGSVGEPIAAEVWEWYSEQIGKNEIPICDTYWQTESGSHLVTPLAGGITPMKPGSASFPFFGIEPVILDPTTGKEVVGEHAEGVLAIKRPWPSFARTIWKNHDRYLDTYLNPYPGYYFTGDGAARDRDGYIWILGRVDDVVNVSGHRLSTAEIEAAIIEDSIVAECAVVGFNDDLTGQAVAAFVVLKNKTSWSTASEEELLEIKKHLVLTVRKDIGPFAAPKLIVLVDDLPKTRSGKIMRRILRKILAGESDQLGDVSTLSNPGVVKHLIDSVKL; this is encoded by the coding sequence ATGATTGCAGTTAGTGACACTACTGATAACAGTATTGTGGAAAATGTTGAAAATTTAGAGATCGCCAGTAACGATCCAGTTGCCATTAAGGAACAAAATCAAACTCAAACAACAGAGTCAAAAACTGAGTATGAACATTTAACGAATGTTCAGATAATTCAGCAAAAATCGATTGAAAATAGATTAGAATTTTCAAATGGCTATAAaccaaatataaaaaatttcgATCAATATAAGGAATTATACGAtcaatcaattaataatccGAAAGtcttttttaatgaaatggCTTCAAAAAATCTTGACTGGTTTAAACCATACGATCAGGTATTCATTGAGGATTCAAATGATTCATCAAAACCTTCCTTTCAAGATAATTCATGGTTCTTGAATGGTCAATTGAACGCCTGTTATAATTGTGTCGACAGACACGCTTTAAAGACACCAAACAAAATTGCAATTATTTATGAAAGTGATGAGCCTGGAAAGGACTCGTATACTTTGACTTACAAAGAGTTATTATCCgaagtttcaaaattagcCCAAGTTCTTACTTATTCAATGAACGTTAAAAAGGGGGATACAGTAGCTGTTTACATGCCCATGATTCCGCAAGCATTGATTACATTATTAGCTATTTCAAGAGTCGGCGCAATTCATTCCGTCATTTTCGCAGGCTTTTCCtctaattctttaaaagaTAGAATCATCGACGCAAACTCAAAATGTGTCATTACCACTGATGAATCTTTAAGAGGTGGGAAAGTTattgaaacaaaaagaattgTAGATGATGCAGTTAAAGAAGCTAAAATTGTGGAGAATGTTTTGGTTTACAAGAGAACAAATAATCCAAATGTTAGTTACGTTGAAAATAGAGATCTGGATTGGGAATTGGAAATGAAAAAGTATAAGTCTTATTTCCCTTGTGTTCCAGTTGATAGTGAAGATCcattattcttattataCACTTCAGGTTCTACAGGTACTCCAAAAGGTGTTCAACATTCAACTGCAGGTTATTTATTAGGTGCATTAATGACAACAAAGTATGTATTTGATGTCAATccaaatgatattttattcacAGCTGGTGATATCGGTTGGATCACTGGACATACTTACGTTGTATATGGTCCGTTATTAAATGGTTGCACTACCGTAGTCTTCGAAGGTACTCCAGCTTATCCAAATTATTCAAGGTACTGGGATATTGTTGATAAGTATAAGGTAACACAGTTTTATGTTGCTCCAACAGCTTTAAGGTTATTGAAAAGGGCAGGCAATTCATTCATTGATGgttattcattaaaatcattaagaGCGCTAGGTTCAGTTGGTGAACCAATTGCAGCAGAAGTCTGGGAATGGTATAGTGAACAAATAggtaaaaatgaaattccTATCTGTGACACTTATTGGCAAACTGAATCAGGTTCCCATTTAGTTACTCCTCTAGCTGGAGGAATCACACCAATGAAACCGGGATCTGCATCATTCCCATTTTTCGGCATTGAGCCAGTCATTTTAGATCCTACAACAGGTAAGGAGGTAGTTGGAGAGCATGCCGAAGGTGTCCTGGCTATTAAGAGACCTTGGCCTTCATTTGCAAGAACTATTTGGAAAAACCATGACAGATACTTAGATACTTACTTGAACCCATACCCAGGTTATTATTTCACAGGTGATGGTGCAGCCAGAGATCGTGACGGTTACATTTGGATCTTAGGACGTGTTGATGATGTGGTTAATGTATCAGGTCATAGGTTATCGACAGCAGAAATCGAAGCTGCTATTATTGAAGACTCGATTGTGGCTGAATGTGCTGTTGTCGGCTTCAATGACGACTTAACTGGGCAAGCAGTTGCTGCCTTTGTGGTCTTAAAGAATAAGACTAGCTGGTCAACTGCTTCGGAAGAGGAACTGCTTGAAATTAAGAAACATTTGGTGTTAACAGTAAGAAAGGACATTGGTCCATTTGCCGCTCCAAAATTGATTGTTTTAGTGGATGACTTACCAAAGACTAGATCAGGAAAAATCATGAGAAGAATTTTAAGGAAGATTCTTGCAGGTGAATCAGATCAATTGGGTGATGTCTCAACTTTGTCTAACCCAGGTGTCGTCAAGCACTTGATTGACTCCGTTAAGTTATGA
- the PIP2 gene encoding oleate-activated transcription factor PIP2 (similar to Saccharomyces cerevisiae OAF1 (YAL051W) and PIP2 (YOR363C); ancestral locus Anc_7.17) — MESDLSSKLNLSNSDAAFIDNNAENTPSEPRYTNDEKLHRIRKKRNRISFVCQHCRKSKTKCDKKQPHCARCIKHGIQCVYDIEFQVKPKTPSKTAIIKRLEADLQNYKSQCMSLAEQLEQQKAINSHITEKQFNTTATNTTGKNTAKLDRERDNETSPQNDSEVEEAESINFYECHPSLIINGIMKREVKPLAENYIILQDKFLSVLVSSIFLDPFKNSIITALSDNSVSISSKPSVRKNILKLKEVLLKHNHSKQQKNRISDFFNRILQKNSLLTFTNSDNVENDAAYKMKNNITPSSTNLQENTQIYEGIDSTDSESQNANDTPGNIRRQRNTLLNLGVSQLSTSMFNNFEHQYLEDYCTINKDTGEVEYSQLMKCFISDFEQLLPPYDVIMNYKAYFYESIYPNLPFLDKELFEDTLSLILFPLDEDEEYKEGSTDSSETNVRNVRILLGKSRLRTKLENLGILIIILKLSYISLRFNEFDSVDFSVSSQYISKEMLDKYPMNNDSVLLVERLLVAENYCACANENIICCLLYIWAFFVFSPEEGDFFLEHPTDILSGVIAMLGNAIGLHRDPLDFPQLQRPSVDSRILNYRRILWLAIVTTSCLESSLKGRHPIFVKFLTKNFIKDINSPDALETYMARVRNDLGPTGSEKLLKTHEISFKRMQLSILISTLDSLTLTYGKSFKLSEFETARKRIKDFLDNQFPILDFKGNNNTNDWINQLTKVTTTEYSITLHSRMMASLVLLRFSIALFLHYETLYNKTGSIKLLPYYKNYFYRSCIDCLTLASHFEKFFNGGYGTKYSNLTSYNVTKTAQLALPSVIFSILSIVIRLELAGVTLLTDYKNLSHRYNILKDNESPESKSLEKRLNELIGKITVMNSLKIEFEKLLTSMYHIASEHLRFTYFSVFKMLTLFDVIMHKIKKGHLLTTIIRMCQSELLHPKFVETFSMTLNLDLSKRDTLLEDLKKTNHLINISVEDLNEIYQTVSSLRKNNDTSSRDKKAANAQSPSCVYGPIITNLASLATPQSASDINKQQTNSNQNLESESLQNSNLTVPEDVQQNSGMGNGAFPQPYKTDGEQDMAQKNFDYFSTSMNKIPSSIYNQLNQNTGWLNGLSNSTNSTMNSTANGKPNDANIQNNVNNNMYPSVNLDGTSFSNDFDFIQNRNMMNSGVEETIHNNNLPEQIDGNLEKDQYGNIDAGDPEIHEGINLRGIFGGLDLFDYDFLFGGEK; from the coding sequence ATGGAATCCGATCTCTCTTCGAAACTGAACCTAAGTAATAGCGATGCTGCTTtcattgataataatgcGGAAAACACTCCCTCAGAACCCAGATACACTAACGATGAGAAATTGCATCGaataagaaagaaaagaaacagGATATCATTTGTTTGTCAACATTGTAGAAAATCAAAAACCAAGTGTGATAAAAAGCAACCGCATTGTGCAAGATGTATCAAACACGGTATTCAATGTGTTTACgatattgaatttcaaGTAAAGCCAAAGACGCCTTCGAAAACTgcaataataaaaagattaGAAGCCGATTTACAAAATTACAAATCACAATGCATGTCTTTAGCAGAGCAACTAGAACAGCAGAAGGCAATAAATAGCCATATCACAGAAAAGCAATTTAACACCACCGCCACGAATACCACTGGGAAAAATACTGCAAAATTGGATAGAGAAAGAGATAATGAAACAAGTCCACAAAATGATTCGGAAGTGGAAGAAGCCGAATCAATCAATTTCTATGAATGCCATCCAagtttaattataaatggTATAATGAAAAGAGAGGTAAAACCCTTAGCTGAAAACTATATTATACTGCAAGATAAATTTCTATCAGTGCTAGTATCTTCAATCTTTTTAGATCcctttaaaaattctatCATAACGGCATTATCCGATAATTCAGTATCAATCTCATCAAAACCATCAGTTCGTAAAAATATcttaaaattgaaagaagTTTTGTTGAAACATAACCACTCAAAACAACAGAAAAACAGAATCTCtgattttttcaatagaaTTTTACagaaaaattcattattaacatttACCAATAGTGATAATGTCGAAAATGATGCTGCttacaaaatgaaaaataatatcaccCCATCCTCCACAAATCTTCAAGAGAATACACAAATTTATGAAGGAATAGATAGTACTGATTCGGAGAGTCAGAATGCAAATGATACGCCAGGCAATATTAGGAGACAAAGAAATACTTTACTAAATCTCGGCGTGAGCCAATTATCAACATCAATgttcaataattttgagCACCAATATCTAGAGGATTATTgtacaattaataaagatacTGGAGAAGTAGAATACTCACAGTTGATGAAGTGTTTTATATCTGATTTTGAACAATTATTACCTCCATACGATGTGATTATGAATTACAAAGCATATTTTTATGAGTCTATTTATCCAAATTTACCTTTTTTGGATAAAGAACTATTTGAAGACACTTTatcattgattttatttccATTAGACGAAGACGAAGAATACAAAGAAGGAAGTACCGATTCAAGTGAAACCAATGTTAGAAATGTTCGAATTCTTTTAGGAAAATCAAGATTAAGAACAAAACTAGAAAATCTTGGTATTCTaatcattatattaaaactatcttatatttctttgagatttaatgaatttgattcCGTGGATTTTTCAGTTTCGTCGCAGTATATTAGTAAAGAAATGTTGGATAAATACCCAATGAACAATGACTCAGTGTTATTAGTAGAGAGACTATTGGTCGCGGAAAATTATTGTGCATGTgctaatgaaaatattatctgtTGTTTACTTTACATTTGGgcattttttgttttctctCCTGAAGAAGgtgatttttttttggaaCATCCTACTGATATTTTGTCCGGTGTTATTGCAATGTTGGGTAATGCAATTGGACTACACAGAGATCCACTAGACTTCCCTCAATTACAACGACCTTCTGTCGATAGTAGAATTCTTAACTATAGAAGAATATTATGGCTTGCTATAGTCACCACTTCATGCCTAGAATCATCATTAAAAGGTAGACATCCaatatttgttaaatttttaacaaaaaattttatcaaagaCATCAATTCTCCTGATGCTTTAGAAACCTATATGGCTAGAGTGAGAAATGATCTTGGTCCAACAGGtagtgaaaaattattgaagactcatgaaatttcatttaaaagaatGCAATTATCTATCTTAATATCAACCTTAGATTCTCTAACATTAACTTACGgtaaatcatttaaattatctgaGTTTGAGACAGCGAGGAAAAGAATTAAAGATTTCTTGGATAATCAATTCCCAATATTGGATTTCAAAGGTAACAATAATACTAATGATTGGATTAACCAATTAACAAAAGTAACAACCACCGAATACTCAATTACATTACATTCAAGAATGATGGCATCGTTGGTTTTGTTGAGGTTTTCAATTGctttatttttacattATGAAACTTTATACAACAAAACTGGTTCAATCAAGCTATTAccatattataaaaattatttttatagaAGTTGTATTGATTGTCTGACACTAGCCTctcattttgaaaaatttttcaatggtGGTTATGGTACCAAGTATTCGAACCTAACTAGTTACAATGTAACCAAAACTGCACAATTAGCTTTACCTTCTGTGATTTTTAGTATTTTATCTATTGTCATCAGACTAGAGTTAGCAGGTGTAACTTTATTAACAGactataaaaatttatcacacagatataatattttaaaggaTAATGAAAGCCCTGAATCTAAGAGCTTAGAAAAGAGGCTGAATGAATTAATAGGTAAAATTACTGTAATGAATTCTTTAAagattgaatttgaaaagttattaaCATCAATGTACCATATTGCTTCAGAACATTTGAGATTTACttatttttctgttttcaAGATGTTAACTTTATTTGATGTTATCATGCATAAAATCAAGAAGGGTCATTTATTGACGACAATAATAAGAATGTGCCAATCTGAGTTACTACATCCTAAGTTTGTTGAAACATTTTCCATGACTTTAAATCTAGATCTCTCGAAGCGTGATACGTTACTAGaagatttaaagaagaCTAACCatttaatcaatataaGTGTTGAAGATCTGAATGAGATATATCAGACTGTGAGTTCACTAAggaaaaataatgatacttCTAGCCGAGATAAAAAAGCAGCAAATGCTCAATCACCATCCTGTGTCTATGGTCCTATTATTACCAATTTAGCTTCACTTGCTACGCCACAATCAGCAAGtgatattaataaacaGCAAACTAACAGTAATCAAAATTTGGAGTCCGAATCTCTTCAAAACAGTAACCTCACCGTGCCAGAGGATGTTCAACAGAATTCCGGTATGGGGAATGGTGCTTTTCCACAACCTTATAAAACAGACGGGGAACAGGACATGGCTCAGAAAAACTTTGACTACTTTAGTACTTCTATGAATAAAATTCCTTCATCGATTTATAATCAACTTAACCAAAACACAGGTTGGTTAAACGGTTTGAGTAACTCTACAAATTCAACCATGAATTCCACTGCAAATGGGAAACCTAATGATGCTaacattcaaaataatgttaACAACAATATGTATCCTTCAGTCAATTTGGATGGAACctcattttcaaatgattttgattttatacAAAATCGAAATATGATGAATTCAGGTGTAGAAGAAACTATCCATAACAATAATCTCCCCGAACAAATAGATGGTAATCTGGAAAAGGACCAATATGGAAATATTGATGCCGGCGATCCAGAAATCCATGAAGGAATTAACCTAAGAGGAATTTTCGGTGGTCTCGACCTATTTGATTATGATTTCCTTTTTGGAGGTGAAAAGTAA